The nucleotide window GACGTGTTGGAAGTGGCCTTGTGGTCGGCGACGTTTGTGTTGATGTtctaccagtggtgtccaaaatcTGTCCTGGAGAACCGGCCTGGAGTCTTACAGGTTTcggatgtttccctgctccaacacACCTGTTTTCAATCAAcagggatcgttatcaggtgtATTCAGAGTTTGCTGCTCAGGTGTGTTGCAGAAGAGAAACAATCAAAAGCTGCAGTTGGACACCACTCTGCTatactgccacctggtggccaacGAAATTGACGAAATCCTTTCTTTGCATTCTGGTCCCAACTCGCCATGCGTTACACATCCAAGATGGCAGCAAGATGCCGGCTGACCTTGAAGAAGTGCGTGGGCACGGCCACGTGGTTCCCACCCACCACTTGGTAGCGTACGTAAAGTTTGCCATCGGCTTCCTGCCTGAAAGACACGCAAGAGAGAGCGCCACCTTGAGCTTGCTTGACAGTCGTACGCTCGTGTGATATCATGGTCATGTGGTCTGGACACGCTCTCACCTGGGCAGGTAGAGGGGTCCCGTGCAGACGTAGACGTTGGCGTAGCGTTTGGTGAGCGAGCGACACAACTTCTCCAGATTGTTCCACGCATTCTGGTTCAAGTGAGGGTtctgcgcacacacacgcgtacGCGCGTTTAGGTGTGCACGCGATGAAAGTGAGGCGAGCAAGCGCACCTGAGGGGCCACGTTAGTCAAGTAGAAGGTGTCGTCCATGGCCTTCTGGCTCCACTTGTGATTGGCTGCCGCCGCCATGTGACCCCTGTCCAGGCCACTCCCCTTGTAGTCGGCGTTAGTGGCGCGGTGAAACACGTGCACGCTGCACACAAACGCGCACGCTGAGAGGCGTGGGCACGCACGCACGAGACGCACGCGGACGAGACAAGCTGCACCTGTCGTCCGCCTTGAAGTCGCATCGCTTCCTGTCGGCCGCCCCGAGCAGCGTGTCGTCGCCGAGCCTCTCGATGACCCACGCGGGCGTCCGCGTTCGCGGGTCGTACGAGCTCACGTACGATTCTCTCGCGCACACGTTGGACAGCGACGGCAAGCCGTATTTGGTCACCGCGCCCGTCGAACGCCGGCCCACCTGcaacaaacgaacaaacaaacttCTTCATCCAGGTTTCAACATAGAGACGTCGTCACCAGATGATTCAAAAAGATGCTTTATGGAGTTTAACtcgcgactgccacctctggcctgaAGCGCAAATGCAACCTCTGTTTCAAGCAatcgtttgttttttcatttttcttgaaGTCTGAGCTGACGTTTCCttgaggggtgtgccaaaaaaaatcaattagtaCAATTAAGaatcaattttaattttaaatgtcccaaaatggATTTGATTTAAATGATTTGATAtattgcccttgtttgtgtgtgtgcctttgtgagcgctgttcatgttgtacccgctttggccacttaggggcagtgtggttccgcgcATTCCAATAGACTCCCTCACAACACTTACGTTGTAGCCACGTtggagagtagaaggaaaaagtcacgatcaagttatgccaataacttatgccaatttttttttttttttttttttttttgcagcgtagGAAATGCCGGTGAATCATGTGAAGATGCTTCTAGTTCTCTGTAAACCTTCTTGAAGCATTTTTGTATAAATAGCCGATTTTTTTATAAGATAAAAGTGCCGgcgagtagcgcg belongs to Festucalex cinctus isolate MCC-2025b chromosome 5, RoL_Fcin_1.0, whole genome shotgun sequence and includes:
- the endog gene encoding endonuclease G, mitochondrial isoform X1 → MKLRKGFGNSCFMQIKSFLTAGSRCVITGGRSAPLRPTDVIRARPAASRMRVWRTLTTLSLGAALGASASHLWGHRGGEQQQEGALGPLARMPLVPVPSVHASELTVGRRSTGAVTKYGLPSLSNVCARESYVSSYDPRTRTPAWVIERLGDDTLLGAADRKRCDFKADDSVHVFHRATNADYKGSGLDRGHMAAAANHKWSQKAMDDTFYLTNVAPQVRLLASLSSRAHLNARTRVCAQNPHLNQNAWNNLEKLCRSLTKRYANVYVCTGPLYLPRQEADGKLYVRYQVVGGNHVAVPTHFFKVLILERGGGQDGVELRSYVLPNQPVDDKIPLERFLVPIESIERAAGLLFVPNILRAGGGAVVSAVTGK
- the endog gene encoding endonuclease G, mitochondrial isoform X2; the encoded protein is MQIKSFLTAGSRCVITGGRSAPLRPTDVIRARPAASRMRVWRTLTTLSLGAALGASASHLWGHRGGEQQQEGALGPLARMPLVPVPSVHASELTVGRRSTGAVTKYGLPSLSNVCARESYVSSYDPRTRTPAWVIERLGDDTLLGAADRKRCDFKADDSVHVFHRATNADYKGSGLDRGHMAAAANHKWSQKAMDDTFYLTNVAPQNPHLNQNAWNNLEKLCRSLTKRYANVYVCTGPLYLPRQEADGKLYVRYQVVGGNHVAVPTHFFKVLILERGGGQDGVELRSYVLPNQPVDDKIPLERFLVPIESIERAAGLLFVPNILRAGGGAVVSAVTGK